The genomic stretch TAGCGGTATCCGCCTGCATTCTGCTGCTTGCCGCATCGCAGGAGGTCAGAGATGCCTCAAAGAGGTTTGGAAGATCTCTGCAAAAAGCACCATTAGTCGAGTACATCCTGAAGACCGGTAAGTCTGTAACCAGTTTACCATCAGTACTATTCTCCGAAAACCGGAAAAAAAAGACGGATAAATTATCACCTGTTCAGCAGGTACACACCAGACCTGCAGAAGTTTATACTCCACAGACAAGCAAAGCATCATTTACCGGCCTCGCTGAAACAAACAAAGCAGGAAAAAACAGCCTTCCGCAGACAAAAGATGCAGTGGTGACACCCTGGGAATCTATTGGAAAAGATACAGGCAGCTATTCTGATCCAGGGATTGAAATTAGTGATGGAGAACACTTTCTCAACAAGGCATGGCAGCTTTACGGAAAGCAGGACTATACCGGAGTTCTGGAGAACCTTAACAAAGCAGATTCGCTCCCTTCCAAATACATAGAAGCCACATACCTCTCCAGAAATATTCAACACCTGAGGGCAAAAACCCTTACTGCCGTTTTCCGCAATACTCCATCTCAGGCAAGCCTGACCGCAGCTTTAAATTCCTGGGAAGAGCTATTGCTGAAAAACAGCACAAATCCAGACAGCAGCCTTAGCAAAGAGGCTGAAAAGGAGAAGATGAATCTTATAACCGAAGCTTCCTGGAGAGGAATTGAGTAGAAATACCCCTCAGCAGGTCATGCCTTCTCCTTTACAGGTGGGATATAGCTTTTCAGCATCAAAGAAAGAGTTACAACAGTTACTGAACTGAATGCCATAGCAAGGGCAGCCAGTTCGGGACGAAATGTTATCTTCCAGATCGGATACAGGACACCGGCAGCCAGGGGGATCAGAGCGGCATTGTAGGCAAATGCCCAGAAAAGATTCAACTTTATTCTTGAAAGCAGTTTACGACCTAACTGAATCGCAGCCACAACATCTACAGGGTCACTCTTTACAAGCACAATCTCGCCGCTCTCAAGTGCTATGTCAGTTCCGCTACCAATGGCTATCCCTATATCCGCCTGCGCCAATGCAGGAGCATCATTGATACCATCACCGACAAAAGCTACAGATTTGTTGTTCCCCTGCAGTTTCTTTACCTCTGATGCCTTATCACCTGGAAGAACCTCTGCCAGGACATTTTTTATTCCAAGTCTCTCAGCAACTGAGACGGCAGTTCTGCGATTATCACCGGTCATCATTACCACCTCAAGCCCCATCTTTTCAAGTTCCCTGACAGCCTTCGCAGATGTATCCTTGGGCGGATCAGCTATTGCCAATACTCCTCTTAACTGCTTCTCCTCAGCAACCAGCACAACAGTCTTTCCTTCCGCCTCTAAAGGAGTAATCCTTTGCTCCAGAGAATCAAATTCTACTCCGTTTTCCTGCATCAGTTTCCGGTTTCCAATCAATACGATTTTATTGTCCAGGGATGCGCTGACGCCTTTACCCTCGAGTGTGTTAAAACCGGTTACACTCCTTATTTCAAGTCCTCTTTCCGATGCCTTTTCTACTATCGCGTCAGCTAAAGGATGCTGAGATCCTTTCTCTACAGATGCGGCCATGGAAAGCAGTACATCATCGGAACAGTTTACACCTGAAAGATCTGTCACTTCCGGTTTCCCTCTTGTCAGTGTTCCGGTTTTGTCAAAAACAACTGTGGTGATTTTCTGAGCGTTTTCAAGCGCCCCGCCATTTTTTACCAGTATGCCAAGCTCTGCGCCTCTTCCAATGCCGACAGTTACTGCTGTCGGGGAGGCAAGCCCCAGGGCACAGGGACATGCTATCACCATAATAGCTATGAGAGTTGTAAGGGCGAAAAGCAGAGTACTTCCAACAACAAAATACCAGATAGAAAATGTAACCAGTGCGATGACAAGAATAAATGGTATAAAATAGCTTACTACTTTATCTGCTATCTGCTGGATCGGTGGTTTAGATCCCTGCGCATCCCTGACAAGTTTTATTATCTGGGAAAGAACTGTATCACTCCCCACTCTTTCGGCTCTGAAATTCAGCACTCCATGCTGGTTGATGGTACCACCAACCAGGGGGTCACCCTCTTTTTTCGCCACTGGAATTGGCTCACCACTTATCATCGATTCGTCAACCCTGCTCTCCCCCGCTGTTACCGTACCGTCAACCGGGATCTTTTCTCCCGGTTTGACAATGATTACATCTCCGATCCTGACCTCCTCAACGGGTACCTTTCTCTCCCCCTTTTCGTCAATAATTGTCGCTGTCCTGGGTTGAAGCCCAATAAGCTTTTTGATCGATGCTGATGTCTTTCCCCGAGCCCTTGTTTCAAGATAGCGGCCAAGTGTCAGAAATCCGGCAAGCATGATAGCAGTATCATAAAACATGAACTCATGAGTGAGTATAATACCAAAGGTACCCATGACACTGGCAACGAATGCAGTCCCGATACCCATGGCATACATTACATCCATGGTCAGATTGAATCTCCTGAGTGCCGCAAAAGCAGCTTTAAAGATAGGCCATGAGACATAGATAAATACAGGAACCGATATAATCAGTGAAAAAATACCGTAATCAAAAGGCAGAGTATGAGGAAGAAACATTAAAACCATAAGAGGAATGCTGACAGCAAAAGAAACTATAATCCTGCGGATTCTCCCATTCTGCTCTATGCGACGCAGACGCTCACTTTCCTCCTCTCCAGCTTCACCTGCAACTCCCCTGTATTCATATCCGGCTTTAGTTACAACGTTGCGAAATTCTGAAACCGAAACATTATCCGGATTATAAGTGACAAATGCGCTCTCAGTCGCCGGATTTACAGTGACATCAACAACCCCGTCAAGTCCGGCAATTGCATCCTTTACTTTTGCCGCACAGGAGGCACAGTGCATACCACCGATTGAGATTGTCACATTCTGGTTGACAGCCTTATAGCCAGCCTCACTTATGGTCTTTTCCATATCGGTAATTGAAACCCGAGAGGGATCATATTTAACAAACGCAGTCTCATTACTGAAATCTACATGTGCCTCGATGATTCCTTTTCTTCCGGAAAGAGCTCTCTCTAGGTTTTTCGCGCAATTGGCACAGTGCATACCGGAAATTTTTATTCCGGTTCTCTTTGATTCTTCCATTCAGAGCCTCATTGAGTTTAAAACCTCAGCTTATGATTCTGTTAAATTACGATTGCTCAATCGTGTAAATTGGGAAAAAGAGAGAAGATGCTTTGAAGCGGGAAAAGTGGTTCTGCCGTTTCGATGATTACAACCGTTTTTATCCAGTCCGGGGTCGGTATCGGTATCGGAATCGATTCCACTTTTTATGATTTCACACTACACGAGTACCGGATCAGAACCTACAGCGAGAACATGCTCTCCAGATCGTGTTTAGAGTATACCCTGAAAGTAATAAGTGTTTCGGAATCGGTGATACCCTCAGTTTTCAGCATCCGGTCAGTGACAATCTCCGCCAATCCCTCGTTATCTTTAACCCTGATGATAACCGCAAGATCGTATCTTCCCGCGACAGAATATACTTCACTTACCCCATCCATCTCAGAAAGCCTGGATGCGACGGTGTTGACAAGGTCTCTTTTTACTTTCAATAAAACCAGTGCTGTTACCATGTGTATCTCCGTTCATTCCTTTTTCCAGGGAAATGATGTCACATCGAAATAATAGATCCTTCGCTCGGAAACAGAGCCCAGCTTGATTTCTATTACGTCGAACACCTTTCCGCCTTCATGAATAATAGTCTGTCCTGCTACTGACCAGTCTCTGTTTTTCAGGCCATGTTTATTGCTGATATACTCATACTCTGCATCGAGTCTTTCGTTCTGTTTGAGGGCACCTGAAATCACAACCGCATCTTCGTAGGAATCGCCACTGCCCCCGGAGATATGTACCTTTGGAGTCTTTTGCTGCTGTTCTCCGACTTTTACACTCTGCCGACCGCATCCGGCCAGAGCCAGTATGATGCAGAAAAGAAGAAAATTACGCATAATTTGATGTCTCCGTGTGGTGTGAAGGATAGCAGTTGCAAAATAATAAGCGTTCATGACCCAAAGCAATCAAGGTGAAAGTTTCTCAGTTAAAAAGCAGTCAGAACGACGATCTTTGTTTTTTATATCGGGGTCGGTATCGGTATCGAATGCCCTTCATCCGGTTTTTTCAGGAAATTAATCCAGAAAAGTTTGTTCCTGAGCCAAAGCCGCGATGGCTCTTCTCGTGCTCAGTGACAACTCGGTATATTGCAATTTCGTAGTGTCCGGTTAACTTATCTAAATAGTAACATTCTATTTTAAATGTACCGGTTTACCAGTACCCCCTTGTGTATTAGAATCCCCCGCTGGAAGCGCCCCCCTTAATAAAAGGGGGATTTCCTTCCCACTCTTTTTCTATCAAATGTTTTTTAATGTAGATTTTACCGGATACTTCTGACCAGCAGTAAGAAGATACGATATCGATGCCGATTCCGATACCGACCCCGATCAGATAACAGACAACTCGATATTGCAATTAAAACACGGAAAAGGTAAATTACTGTATCTGCTCAAGAATTAGAAAAAATTATGACAAAACCGCCAAAAGAAACCTCTGAAACCGACACAATCAGGATAGCTTTTTCGGGCGAACTGATAAACGCGCGTGTAGCGATGCTGGACCAGGAAGTTGCCCTGAGATACAGCGAGGGTATAAATCAAAACCTGGTGCTTGATCTTACAGGTGTAAGCAAAATTGACTCACGAGGAATTACATTCTGCATCCGTCTCTTCAATGAATTGAAGAAGAAAAACCTGAAACTTACAATCGAGACTGGTAAGAAGATCTACAGCTTTTTCAATCAGGTAAATCTTGTCAAAATGCTTGATATCAGATTGGTTGGAGAGGCTTCAAACTGATCCGAAAAACGCGCTTACCGAGTGCGCCGGTGCCAGACTCTCTACCTTTCCCTCCCTGACCGGAATTATTCCTACTGACACGAATTTTTCCTGCGGTGATGTGCGGTAAAGGGCAAATTTACTGCTTGCGCTGCCTCTGATTTCAACAGGGATTTCCCTGTCTTTATCAGAGGAGTTTACCAGCACAAAGGAATCGGGGTTACCGGAAAGATTTCCTGAAAAACCGGTGATTGAAATCCCTTTACAGTTGCATGCAACCTGACAGATAACCATTCCTGGCTGTCCTGCCCAGAAAAGCGGTTTCAGAAAATCAACAGAGACAGCGTTGACTTCTCTCTCTGTTTCCACTGGAATACTGTCAAGCAGTGCAGCGTTTATTTTAGCGCCATAGATATAGTTGTGAATAAGGGAGGAAAAAGAGGTATCCGCAACATCAGAATGCTCAAGCACTATCCATTCGGGGGTATCAGGCCGCTGCTGATGGATCAGGTCTATCGCCGAGCTTCTGCAATCCAGAGCGTCTTCACCGGAAAATGAGCCATACGAAGAAATCAGATCCAGAGATCCTAGAGCCTGAGGATCATCGATTATCGCGTCCACATAGCCCCAATCCTGGAAATTGATAATGCTCTCTGTCTCTCCGGGTGCCAGACCTGTCTGTAATGAACTTTTCTGCAGCATCTTTTTTAGGAGCTTCAGAAAATCAGTCACATGCTCAGGAGGCCAGTAAAGGTTGTGTAAATCTCTGCTTAGATTTCTCCCCTGCTCATCCCAGAGGTCCCATCTCTCTCCCTTACAGTGAAGCGATAGATATTTCACCGGGATCATCTGTTTTTCCAGAAACTTCAGCCAGGAGATCATATATCTTGCGTATTCAGCCCTGTGCAGAGGATCAAGATCACGCCCTGAAATCACTTTCTGCTTTGTCATCCATTCAGGAGGAGCGAGGCAGGTAGTGATTACCTTTAGACTCTGTCCTCTTTTCTGCAGTTGAGACTGGGCAGATGTACAGAATTCACGGATCTGTTCTGTGCCTGTGGTATGATCATACTCATCAGCCTCTACAGGAACATCCTCAGGGTAACGTGTATCAGTTTTTTTTTGATGCCAGGGATCAAGAAAGATACGTACAATGCCTGCTCGCAGACCATCACTGCCGAAAACAAACTCCGGATTAAAGCGGGCTGGAGCAGAAGCAAAGGTTCTGTATGTCACCCCGAAACCATCCCAGGGGCGCAGGATTCTGGAAAAATCCACATAAGCTCGAAGCATCTTTTTTCTTCCCTTTGTATTCAGAATCCACTTACGCTAACCCGGATAATCCGGATCAAAAAACATTTCCTCGGTTTTAGCCTGAAAAAAGACTCTCTTTGTACTGATCAATTCACTCCAGAATCTCCCTTCACTGCTTCAAAAAACACATACCAGTACCTGTGGTCATAAAATGACGACAATGCAATCAAAATGCCGAAAATCTCAAAAGGAAGGATTCAGGACTGGCCCTGTGAGAGCTTTCTCAGCATATCTCCAGGCCGCAGTTTTACAGTAGTCTTGCCCCTAACCAGACGATTAGAAGGAGCGTTTGCGACCTCATTTCCGGAAAGGTCGCTTAATGAGGTAAAAGTCACCTGAAAAGGAGATAAGGATTGTTTTACAGGCAGAACTTCAAGCACTTCACCAGCCTTAAAACAGTTCTTCACATCTATGACAGGCTCTCCGTTCTTCAGCATTCCCTTTACGATGCCAATCACACGCGATGCAGTAGGAGCCTTCGATGAGAAGACTTCCTGAAGAGTGGTTTCTCCGGCATAGAAACCTGTTGTATACGCACGATGTTCAACTTTTTCCAGCTCATGTTTCCATTCCGGTTTAACCTCGTAGGGAACACCGCCGGCAATCAGATCCAGTGCCTCACGGTAAACCTTCACTACAGTTGACACATAATGAATACTCTTGTTTCTGCCCTCGATCTTCAAAGAGTTGAGACCAGTCTTGAGTATGTCCGGAAGAATATCTATAGTACAAAGATCCCGTGAATTCAGCAGATACACACCACTGCTGTCCTCCTCTGCATCAAACCACTCTCCGGTCTCTTCAGTTCCAACCTTTACAGGAGCGATTCTGTACCGTAAACGGCATGGCTGAGCACAATCCCCGAAATTAGGGTGACGTTGATCAATATATGCCCCCAGAAGACATCTTCCGGAAACCGACACACACATTGCCCCATGGATAAAAGCCTCTGTTTCAAGTATCCGTCCTGATGTAATCCCTGTTATCTGCTCAAGAGTCAATTCCCTCGGAAGAATGACACGGCTTACTCCCTGTTTTTTCCAGAACTGCAGAGACATTGAGTTAAATGAGCCTGTCTGCGTGCTTAAATGCAAAGGGATTCCAGGAAACACTTCCCTGCAGGTCATTAAAACCCCGGGATCACTGATGATCAGAGCATGAGGAATACTCCCCTGCTCCTTGACCCGTAACAGCATTTCTCTGATCCCTGAAAGCTTTTTATCATCAGGCATTATATTGAGCGCAACATAAACCCTCTTACCTTTTCCTTCAGCCATCCTGATGAGTTCCGGCAGATCGCCGACATCGAAATTCGGGGAATGTGCACGTAAATTAAACTGACCAAGCCCGATATAGACAGCATCCGCACCATGGTCAAAAGCTGCTTCCGCAACACTGAAACTGCCTGCCGGAGCAAGAAGTTCCGGCTTTTCTGATACCATCGAATTCATAAATCACTAAGTTATTGCTGAGGCTGAGTGGCCGGGTCTTTTAATGGAGCATTCTTCGGTTCTGAGACCATGGCAACTTCTTTAAGCGCCGCATCGTAAGCTTCCTTTGGGTTGAGCCCAGGAAGCACTTTAACCACTGTTTTATCTTTTATAATGAAAATTGCGGGAATAGCCCTCACACCGAAATAGGATGATATTGCTCTGTGCACATCAATATTTACCTTTAAAAACATCACCTTGCCTTTGTATTCCTCTTCAAGCTCCTTTATGATAGGATTCAGCATACGACAAGGCATGCACCATGCAGCCCAGAAATCTACCAGAACAGGGATCTTTGATTTGATGATCTTATCAGCTATCTGCTGTGATGAGTCAACAATTACAAATTTCCCTGCTGAATCCTCAGCCGATGCATTAGCACTTGTGAATGAAACCGTAATGATGACAGCCAGTAACAGAAGTTTTCTCATATTCCCCTTTAAATTACTTCAGCAGATCACACACAGATCTTCCATACTAGAAATGATTAATATACACTACTTTCAGCTCTCTGCTCCATCCTACTGTACTGCCATTTTTCCTTTTCCTGTTCTCTAATACGTCTCTGGCGTCGAATTCGATGAAAAAGTTTTCAGAGAAAGCCCATTTCAGACCCACATTCATATATCCCTGACTGAAGCGGGCGTAATAGTTTGGCTTGCCCTCCACGGGATCTCTGGTATTGAACCCCAGGTTATACTCCAACACAAACGAGAGTTCATCGTTTATGCCCAGATCGATCCCTGCATCAAAATTCGGCCACTTGACAGTTTTAACCTCTTCCATGGAGAAAGAGAGAGCGCCATGAATGCCAAACTGAAGCTTTGTAAATAGAAGATAATTTTTACTCCCAGCCAGGAAAAAACCCGGTGATTTGTAGATATAGCCTCTGTAATCAAACTGTGATGTATCAGAAAGGCCGCCGTGTCCCTGATGATCATACCCAAGAACAATGCCAGGGAAGAAGTAATTCTCTTCGAAAATCCTGTACTTTACCAGAAAACCCGGCATTGGATTTCCTTTGGCATTCCTTCCTCTCCCCACAAACCCCTCTCCACCGTAACTCAGACCAATCATCAGACGATTCGTCACCCCTACCCCAAGTCCCAGATTGATTCCTGTACCCAAATCCGGATCTCCGGCAGGATAAATGGAACAGTCAAACTCATAGCTTCCCCTGGAGAGTACACCCGCAGTATGAGTGTCAATTAAACGCCTTAACTGCCATGATTCCTGGGAAAAAACCTGACTGGAAAAAATCAGAGCAAAGAAAAAAGCGCTTAGCGCCCCTTTTGAGAACCTTTTTCCCACTGAGTCTCCTTGTTTTTCCTCTGTAGTTTATTGCGCCGGCGGATTTCATGTTTTTTCCGGTCGTGTTCTTCGTTTGTCAATGAAAAATCATGTGCCCCGCTGCCATCCCACTTCGCCACGAAATAAAGCTCATTTGTTTTTTCCGGATTTAAAGCAGCATTCAGAGCATCTTTACCCGGAGAACAAATCGGCCCTGGGGGCAACCCTGTAAATTTCCGGGTGTTGTAGGGAGAATTGGAATTGAGTTCGGAAACGCGAAGAGGCCCATTAAATTTCCTGAAAATGTACCTCACTGTGGGATCTGCGCCCAGAGGATATCCAAGCCTCAGACGGTTGTGAAATACACCTGCAATACGGGCCCGTTCAGAAGGAAGTGTGGCCTCTTTTTCCACTATGGAAGCAAGAGTGACAAACTGATGTTTTGTAAACTTTCCGGCAATCACAGGCTCTGCTGATAATGAATTATAAGCCTGTTCAAATTTTTTTAACATCCTCTTGATTATCTCGGCAGGTTTGACATCATCGGAAAAACGGTAAGTATCCGGAAAAAGATACCCCTCAAGTGAGGTTGCATCCAGTCCTATATGCTTGATGAAATCGGCATTATAGCAGAGATTGATAAATTCAGTTGTATCAATTGGCAAAAACTGTCTCAAACGGGCAGCGGTCTGCTCTATCGTCAAACCCTCCTGAATCGTAACCACAGTCTCAATAGCCTCTGCATTCATAAGACTTGAGGCAGCTCTCAGTACTCCTTCACCCTTTTTGAATGTTACCCTGCCGGCCTGAATTTTCCTGTCTTTTCCGCTTAACTTGAGCCATATAAGAAGAACCTTATCAGAGGTAACAATCTCTTTCTTTTCAAGCGTATCAGCTATTGATCTAAGCGTAGCATTGCGCGGGATTACAATCTGAATCTCCTCCTCAAGAGGACCAATTGGAAAGAGGAAATAGTAAGCACCCAGCATCGAGAAAAGTAAGATGATACCACCGGCAAAGAAAAACTTAAGCTTCATCGTTCCCATCAATCTCACAACCCAGATAATACTATACAGAACATAGCCGCAAATAACAAGCAGAAAAAGAATGCCAGTAAACCAAAGACGAAAAAGACGGCTCATAACAGACTAAAATAATACTCGCCTTCCCTCTTAAAACCTTTATCAGGCTTGCCGACACTCAATATGACGCACTTTTTGCTTA from Fibrobacter sp. encodes the following:
- a CDS encoding copper-translocating P-type ATPase; translation: MEESKRTGIKISGMHCANCAKNLERALSGRKGIIEAHVDFSNETAFVKYDPSRVSITDMEKTISEAGYKAVNQNVTISIGGMHCASCAAKVKDAIAGLDGVVDVTVNPATESAFVTYNPDNVSVSEFRNVVTKAGYEYRGVAGEAGEEESERLRRIEQNGRIRRIIVSFAVSIPLMVLMFLPHTLPFDYGIFSLIISVPVFIYVSWPIFKAAFAALRRFNLTMDVMYAMGIGTAFVASVMGTFGIILTHEFMFYDTAIMLAGFLTLGRYLETRARGKTSASIKKLIGLQPRTATIIDEKGERKVPVEEVRIGDVIIVKPGEKIPVDGTVTAGESRVDESMISGEPIPVAKKEGDPLVGGTINQHGVLNFRAERVGSDTVLSQIIKLVRDAQGSKPPIQQIADKVVSYFIPFILVIALVTFSIWYFVVGSTLLFALTTLIAIMVIACPCALGLASPTAVTVGIGRGAELGILVKNGGALENAQKITTVVFDKTGTLTRGKPEVTDLSGVNCSDDVLLSMAASVEKGSQHPLADAIVEKASERGLEIRSVTGFNTLEGKGVSASLDNKIVLIGNRKLMQENGVEFDSLEQRITPLEAEGKTVVLVAEEKQLRGVLAIADPPKDTSAKAVRELEKMGLEVVMMTGDNRRTAVSVAERLGIKNVLAEVLPGDKASEVKKLQGNNKSVAFVGDGINDAPALAQADIGIAIGSGTDIALESGEIVLVKSDPVDVVAAIQLGRKLLSRIKLNLFWAFAYNAALIPLAAGVLYPIWKITFRPELAALAMAFSSVTVVTLSLMLKSYIPPVKEKA
- a CDS encoding Lrp/AsnC family transcriptional regulator produces the protein MVTALVLLKVKRDLVNTVASRLSEMDGVSEVYSVAGRYDLAVIIRVKDNEGLAEIVTDRMLKTEGITDSETLITFRVYSKHDLESMFSL
- a CDS encoding STAS domain-containing protein, whose translation is MTKPPKETSETDTIRIAFSGELINARVAMLDQEVALRYSEGINQNLVLDLTGVSKIDSRGITFCIRLFNELKKKNLKLTIETGKKIYSFFNQVNLVKMLDIRLVGEASN
- a CDS encoding U32 family peptidase → MNSMVSEKPELLAPAGSFSVAEAAFDHGADAVYIGLGQFNLRAHSPNFDVGDLPELIRMAEGKGKRVYVALNIMPDDKKLSGIREMLLRVKEQGSIPHALIISDPGVLMTCREVFPGIPLHLSTQTGSFNSMSLQFWKKQGVSRVILPRELTLEQITGITSGRILETEAFIHGAMCVSVSGRCLLGAYIDQRHPNFGDCAQPCRLRYRIAPVKVGTEETGEWFDAEEDSSGVYLLNSRDLCTIDILPDILKTGLNSLKIEGRNKSIHYVSTVVKVYREALDLIAGGVPYEVKPEWKHELEKVEHRAYTTGFYAGETTLQEVFSSKAPTASRVIGIVKGMLKNGEPVIDVKNCFKAGEVLEVLPVKQSLSPFQVTFTSLSDLSGNEVANAPSNRLVRGKTTVKLRPGDMLRKLSQGQS
- the trxA gene encoding thioredoxin, translated to MRKLLLLAVIITVSFTSANASAEDSAGKFVIVDSSQQIADKIIKSKIPVLVDFWAAWCMPCRMLNPIIKELEEEYKGKVMFLKVNIDVHRAISSYFGVRAIPAIFIIKDKTVVKVLPGLNPKEAYDAALKEVAMVSEPKNAPLKDPATQPQQ
- the mltG gene encoding endolytic transglycosylase MltG, with product MSRLFRLWFTGILFLLVICGYVLYSIIWVVRLMGTMKLKFFFAGGIILLFSMLGAYYFLFPIGPLEEEIQIVIPRNATLRSIADTLEKKEIVTSDKVLLIWLKLSGKDRKIQAGRVTFKKGEGVLRAASSLMNAEAIETVVTIQEGLTIEQTAARLRQFLPIDTTEFINLCYNADFIKHIGLDATSLEGYLFPDTYRFSDDVKPAEIIKRMLKKFEQAYNSLSAEPVIAGKFTKHQFVTLASIVEKEATLPSERARIAGVFHNRLRLGYPLGADPTVRYIFRKFNGPLRVSELNSNSPYNTRKFTGLPPGPICSPGKDALNAALNPEKTNELYFVAKWDGSGAHDFSLTNEEHDRKKHEIRRRNKLQRKNKETQWEKGSQKGR